A single genomic interval of Zingiber officinale cultivar Zhangliang chromosome 4A, Zo_v1.1, whole genome shotgun sequence harbors:
- the LOC121970055 gene encoding uncharacterized protein LOC121970055 gives MDPGMEQLRQTLVEVETEAEELFLARHQLVENDRLKNANREALTALRRRAQTTKSSVPSPFEAVMREIEGTKELVKEICPTCGDHDFKEHTWMMFPGSDIFVRMPFHAAHTTLEKDQERLDYDTKKLQSYVKEKSLLISERGALADRISPDIVNSLITLTDTRK, from the exons ATGGATCCTGGCATGGAGCAACTTCGGCAAACTTTGGTTGAGGTTGAAACAGAAGCTGAGGAACTTTTTTTAGCAAGACATCAG CTTGTAGAAAATGATAGACTTAAGAATGCTAATAGAGAAGCTCTGACAGCCCTTCGTAGGAGAGCTCAGACTACAAAGAGTAGTGTTCCATCACCCTTTGAAGCAGTCATGCGAGAAATAGAGGGAACCAAGGAATTAGTTAAGGAGATATGTCCAACATGTGGAGACCATGACTTCAAGGAGCATACATGGATGATGTTTCCAGGATCCGATATTTTTGTTCGCATGCCATTCCATGCAGCTCATACCACTTTGGAAAAAG ATCAGGAACGGCTGGACTATGACACAAAAAAACTGCAGAGCTATGTGAAGGAAAAATCTCTTCTGATTTCAGAAAGAGGAGCTCTTGCTGACAGGATAAGCCCTGACATCGTTAACTCTTTGATTACATTAACAGATACCCGTAAATGA